A portion of the Sebastes fasciatus isolate fSebFas1 chromosome 2, fSebFas1.pri, whole genome shotgun sequence genome contains these proteins:
- the LOC141761839 gene encoding uncharacterized protein LOC141761839 yields MAPLLATDGHDECPTCLGVVHLREGLSDSQCMNCSFMPRELKIARLAELEEQLECQLPLSGVPSNTRSGRRRAPPEGAPPTKKARKVDCLATKVDTLTSEFAEIKALLLNLQPGRVNATQNDSPQAMTPTPPGWDEDALSTRASCSQFCEDRPGQGELVASSHASDTCSQQSGSGSRAGSESAPATVKPVVRMALARLGLDEAPTAGTSSSAFFRWAPPLAGFSVPPSQPYIEELHKCWPDPKSLSHHTTDGRALASMQNADTYGLGKMPAVEPSIAALIVSPNEVLRPDARCPSPCKLLAWMLPYGWPNLRFRSRAGEPSALSPWFRGSCLAQQHSRPWSGESRRTRLGSSLLASGNLRLYCDSGPHRVVVPVALGFQLVLIRTRGPRRLRHGRCLKREGVGGQGIAPPGTQRARGEDPDAPGRAVGRFSQQQLSCWESSTSDPWVVATLSQGYNLQFRRRPPVFSGIRLTTVRDPTKSQALRQEISTLLGKGAIEELGLETQQGGFYSVYFLIPKREGGFRPILDLRGLNTFLKVLLFHMLSTADVLQNVTRHSWFTSIDLKDAYFHVPIALPHRQYLRFAFEGKAFQFKVLPFGLSLAPRVFTRCMRAALAPMQARGMLILPYLDDWLICALTREQAERDTASLLHHVTRLGLTVNHAKSCLIPSQRVVFIGLTLDSRHMLAFPTPRRVNAILQLLLRFQKNRRLRYSLFLRLLGMLTSVTSVVPLGLLYLRPFQIWINGLQLDPKSHRSKRVRVSSRCLLALRPWRAGAYLARGISLGSIPSRREVVVTDASPSGWGAVWQHRAIRGLWTAQEAAEHINVLELRAIYLALRKFLPHLRGRHVVVRSDNKSAVYHVNRQGGTRSTRLLQVARRLLVWAFPCFSSLRAMYLPGPQNVVADFLSRQKPPAGEWRLHPEVVEEIWRKYGAAEVDLFASEASTHCPLWFSLTETASPLGQDALAHPWPDCLLYAFPPFPLIAVTLHRIQHGNNRLLLVAPNWPGRPWFPGMHRLLDGVPWCLPNRQDLLSQLGGRIWHPNPDRLQLWVWPLRSRTQS; encoded by the exons ATGGCTCCACTGCTAGCTACTGATGGCCATGATGAATGCCCCACATGCCTCGGTGTTGTACACCTGAGGGAGGGGCTGTCcgacagtcagtgcatgaattGTAGTTTTATGCCACGGGAGCTGAAGATAGCTCGATTAGCTGAGCTAGAAGAGCAGCTCGAGTGCCAGTTGCCCCTATCGGGTGTACCTTCAAATACACGGAGTGGGCGGAGACGCGCCCCACCTGAGGGGGCACCACCTACAAAAAAGGCACGGAAAGTGGACTGTTTGGCAACTAAGGTCGACACGCTAACATCAGAGTTTGCTGAGATTAAAGCGCTGCTCCTTAACCTTCAGCCAGGCAGGGTGAACGCAACCCAGAATGACAGCCCGCAGGCTATGACACCTACCCCACCGGGATGGGATGAGGATGCCCTGTCTACGAGGGCTTCCTGTAGCCAGTTCTGTGAGGACCGGCCTGGACAGGGAGAGCTAGTAGCCTCCTCCCACGCTTCTGACACCTGTTCCCAGCAGTCAGGAAGTGGGTCCAGGGCAGGCTCAGAGTCTGCTCCAGCGACAGTTAAGCCAGTGGTCCGTATGGCTCTGGCACGCTTAGGCTTGGATGAGGCCCCGACTGCGGGCACCTCATCCAGtgcattttttaggtgggccccgCCCCTGGCGGGTTTCTCCGTTCCACCCTCCCAGCCATACATTGAGGAGCTCCACAAATGCTGGCCAGACCCGAAATCGCTTTCCCACCACACCACTGACGGCAGGGCCTTAGCTTCAATGCAGAACGCTGACACTTACGGACTGGGTAAGATGCCAGCAGTGGAGCCATCTATTGCCGCCCTTATTGTGTCTCCCAATGAGGTCTTGAGGCCTGATGCTCGCTGTCCCAGTCCCTGCAAGCTGCTGGCGTGGATGCTTCC GTATGGCTGGCCCAATCTCCGCTTTCGGAGCCGGGCCGGAGAGCCCTCCGCACTCTCCCCGTGGTTCCGGGGGAGCTGTTTggcccagcagcacagcaggccTTGGAGCGGGGAATCCAGGCGAACCAGACTCGGCAGCAGTTTGCTAGCTTCCGGGAACCTACGCCTTTATTGCGACAGCGGCCCCCACAGGGTGGTGGTACCAGTCGCCCTCGGCTTCCAGCTCGTCCTGATACGTACCCGAGGACCTCGCAGGCTCCGGCACGGCCGGTGCCTCAAGCGAGAAGGGGTCGGGGGTCAGGGTATCGCCCCCCCAGGTACCCAAAGGGCCAGAGGGGAAGATCCTGATGCCCCGGGGAGGGCAGTTGGACgcttctcccagcagcaactcaGCTGCTGGGAAAGCAGCACTTCAGACCCTTGGGTGGTGGCTACGCTTTCCCAAGGGTACAATCTCCAATTCCGACGCCGGCCCCCAGTTTTCAGTGGGATCAGACTGACCACGGTCAGAGATCCCACAAAGTCCCAGGCACTCAGACAAGAAATATCCACCCTCCTGGGGAAGGGTGCCATCGAAGAGCTGGGGCTAGAGACACAGCAAGGTGGGTTTTactcagtttattttctgattccaaAGAGAGAGGGTGGGTTTCGCCCTATACTGGACTTACGAGGGCTGAACACATTTCTGAAGGTGTTGCTCTTCCACATGCTGAGTACAGCAGATGTGCTCCAAAACGTGACACGGCACAGTTGGTTCACATCCATCGATTTGAAGGACGCATACTTTCACGTCCCAATAGCACTACCTCACAGGCAGTACCTGCGCTTCGCATTTGAAGGCAAGGCCTTCCAATTCAAGGTGCTCCCATTTGGTCTTTCCCTTGCCCCACGGGTCTTCACAAGGTGCATGAGGGCGGCACTCGCCCCGATGCAAGCCAGGGGTATGCTTATCCTCCCATACCTGGACGATTGGCTAATTTGTGCTCTGACCAGGGAACAGGCAGAGCGGGACACTGCGTCCCTTCTGCATCACGTGACGAGGTTGGGCCTTACCGTCAACCATGCCAAGAGTTGTCTCATACCCAGCCAAAGGGTAGTGTTCATTGGTTTAACTCTGGACTCCCGCCATATGCTGGCCTTCCCAACACCAAGACGAGTAAACGCCatactccagctcctcctccggttCCAGAAGAACAGGAGGTTGAGGTACAGCCTGTTTCTCAGGCTGTTAGGTATGTTgacgtcagtaacatcagtagtgcCACTGGGCCTCCTGTACTTACGGCCATTCCAAATTTGGATCAATGGTCTCCAATTAGATCCAAAGTCCCACAGATCCAAGAGAGTCAGGGTGTCCAGCCGATGCCTCCTTGCATTGCGGCCATGGAGAGCCGGGGCATATCTGGCCAGGGGCATCTCATTGGGTTCGATTCCCTCACGTCGCGAGGTGGTGGTGACCGATGCTTCGCCCTCCGGCTGGGGGGCAGTATGGCAGCACAGAGCAATAAGGGGGCTCTGGACAGCACAGGAAGCGGCGGAGCACATAAATGTGCTCGAGCTCCGTGCTATATATTTGGCACTTCGCAAATTCCTACCACATTTGAGAGGCAGGCATGTTGTTGTACGGTCCGACAACAAGTCAGCTGTCTACCATGTAAACCGGCAAGGGGGCACCAGATCAACCCGGTTGCTACAGGTGGCACGGAGACTTCTGGTATGGGCTTTCCCTTGTTTTTCCAGCCTCAGGGCCATGTATCTGCCAGGGCCACAGAATGTGGTGGCAGACTTTCTCTCCCGCCAGAAACCCCCCGCGGGCGAGTGGAGGCTCCACCCAGAGGTGGTAGAGGAGATATGGcgcaaatatggcgcagcagagGTGGACCTGTTTGCCTCAGAAGCCTCAACGCACTGCCCTCTTTGGTTCTCCCTGACGGAGACAGCAAGCCCGTTGGGACAGGATGCCCTGGCACACCCATGGCCAGATTGCCTCCTCTATGCCTTCCCACCATTCCCACTGATAGCAGTAACGCTACACAGAATACAGCACGGCAACAACAGACTCCTGTTGGTCGCCCCAAACTGGCCGGGGAGACCCTGGTTTCCGGGGATGCACAGGCTTCTGGACGGAGTTCCATGGTGCCTGCCCAATAGGCAAGACTTGCTCTCACAGCTGGGGGGCCGCATCTGGCATCCGAACCCGGATCGCCTACAGCTTTGGGTATGGCCCCTGAGGAGCCGGACCCAATCCTAA